TACCCGGCAATCCAAGCCATGCCGTTCTATTTGAGGGATATATGGACTACCTAAGCTGGCTCAAAGTAAACCGCCCAGACCCTACACCCACCGCCATTGTCCTAAATTCCATTGTCCAATTAAAGAATGCCATCGAACGGGTTAAGGGCATACCCATCGTGGACGTGTATTTCGACAATGACGATCCCGGCCGTAACTGTACCCAAAGGTTGATCGAAGCCGTGCCACAGGCTAAAGACCGATCCGGTGTATATCAAGGGTACAAGGATTACAACGATATGTTAAGAGATGCCATAAACGAGCATGAAATCCAGCACCAACGGGCAGGCCCCAAACGGTGATTTTCGGAGGGGCTGAAAACGGTTATTCCGATATATTGATAATCACATATACACATAAATGGATATACCGACAGCTATCTATGTAACTATCCGAATATACAGTTATACGGATAGACCTATATACCGATATTTCGATAGCCACCTATGCAGATAGCAGTACATACAGATATTCATGTATCCCGATATATGTATATCCAAACAGGTAGCGATACGGATATATGTATAGGTACGTATCGGTTTATCCATATAGGCACATATACAGTTATTCACATAGATACTGATACCGACATACAGCTATCCGTATAGATAGCTGTATTTATAGCGATACAGCCGATCAGATATATAGATCATCAATTGCTATCCCCAAACCTATGTGCCAAAAACACACCCAATCCACTTTTTTGCCCGTTGCGGTATAACCCCTCTTTTTTGTTTCGTATTGTGCAAGTTGTGTTTTTGTACGTACGGCTCTCGTACCTCGATGCCGTACCCACAAAAACCAACTTGCCCCGGAACAGACCAACTCCGATGGAGCAGGTCCGCACCAGGGTAGGAAAAAGGTCGCAACTCCCTTTTTCTCCTGCCAAGCGCACCACATCCGCCGACAACGGCGAAACATCCATAAACCTTTAAAACCATTACCATGCTAAGACACGGTAGCCTTTTTTCGGGCATCGGCGGTTTTGACATCGCCGCTTCATGGATGGGTTGGCAAAACGTTTTCTCCTGCGAGAAAGACCCGTTCTGCCGAACTGTTCTCAAACACTATTGGCCAAATACAGCACACTATGAAGACATCTACGATTTTCGGGCAACTCACTTTCGAGGACACATCGACATCATCAGCGGAGGGTTTCCCTGCCAGCCGTTCAGTCAGGCCGGACGGCGAAAGGGGGCGAAAGATGACCGTTACCTCTTCCCGGAGACTATCCGAATTATTAAGGAAGCACGGCCGGAGTGGATCGTTCTTGAAAACGTTACTGGACTCTTCACCATTCTCGAACCCGATAGTCTTTCTCAAATGGAGATCAAAGCGATTGAGCTTTTTTGTCAGGACGGTGAACAACCTGCAACAAGCACCATCATCCGACTCCAACGACGAGTTATCGGAAGCATCATTTCAGAAATCGGGTCAGCAGGATATGTACTACCGACACTTGAAGACGGCACGCCAATCGTTCTGTGTATTCCGGCTGCTGCCGTTGGCGCTCCACACCAACGGGATCGGGTTTGGTTTGTTGCCCACGCCAACCGCCACCGAGATAAGCAACATAAAAACGACAATCGAGCAGGCAGAGGACAGGCGACGGCTAAAGGACAGGAAGAACGAGAGGGGCAACGGCGGTCAGGTCTCCTTGACGGATTTTCTGGTGTACCATGCCCTGATCTCCCTATGGAGCCCGGCAGAGGACTTAGCCGAGAGGATGCCCCAAGAAATACAGAAGCGTTTGCTAAAAGTACTACCGACAGCGGAGCAGATCGATGGCACGAAATTCCCCTATGGACGGGATGGCCAACTGAATCCCCGTTTTGTGGCCGAGATGATGGGCTTTCCGAAAGACTGGACGGAGTTACCTTTCCGACATGGCGTGCCGAAAGCATAAAAGCCTACGGAAATGCCATCGTTCCGCAGGTCGCCCTTGAAATCTTTAGGGCGATACAGTCCGTCACCCTGAACCAAAAAGCACCATGAAGAACAGAATAAAAAAGAGAAAGTCCGCATCCCATGAACAACGATCCCGACGTTTTGAACTCCGGTTGAGCGAAGCAGAACGCACGCAGTTTCTTGATCTTGAAAAAGCACTTGGTCTAAGCCGTGCAGACATCGTGCGTATCCGAGTACTCCAACATTCCAAAAAGATGCTGGTCAATACCGCCGAAATCATGAAACTACTGGACGGTATCGGTACAGAGATCGGCCGATCCGGCAACAACATCAATCAATTGGCAAAGCACGCCAATACCCTGCAACAACAGGGAATGTTACATTCCAACTTGATCCGTGACCTTGCGCCATTGCTTACCGAATATATCAGATTGCAACGGAGGTTGGAACAATCCATTCGGCAGCTCATTAGGCTTATAAGGGGGCAGACATGATCGTTAAGATACTCGACCCGTCCACCACATTCAAAGGAGTGCGTTACAACACGAACAAAGTGGATAAGGATAAAGGCGAACTGATGAAAGTGGCAAATTTCGGTGCTTTGCAAGCCCTGCAAAATCTCCGTCCAAGAGATTACGTCAATTATCTGGAAGCCCAATCCGCAGCCAGTAGCCGCACGAAATACCCACAGCTCCACGCGGTCATTTCCTGCAAAGGGCGTTCGCATAGCAAAGAAGAACTAACCACCATCGCAGAGCAATGGTTGAGCGGTATGGGCTACGGTGAACAACCCTATCTCTTGGTATTCCATAAGGATACGGCAAACAATCACATTCATATCGTCTCCACACGGGTAGGCCGGGACGGCAAAAAGATAAACGACAGTTTTGAGAAAATCCGTGCCTACGAAGTGTTAAACCGTGTCGTTGGCGTGGACGAAAAGCAACAAGCCAATAAGGACATCGAAAAGGCTCTGGATTATAGTTTCTCCACACGGACGCAATTCATGATGGTGCTTGAAGCGCAGGGTTATTCCCTCAAACTGTCAGATGGGAAATATCAGATCAGCCGTTACGGCAAAAGACAAGGCACGGTTTCTTTGGAACAAGTGGACACCAAAATTGGTACTTTCAGCAAAGACATCAATCGGTTGGCACAGCTCCGAGCTGTCTTTGCTAAGTATCAAAGCCAATACGATCCGGCGGTGGTTCACACTCCGGCTCCACTTCCCGGCAATAGGCCGTCCGCACCATCGGGCTATACGTCGGCAATGGCACAAATGCTATCGGACAAATTTGGGGTACAGATCATATTCCACGGTAAGGACGGGAAACCGCCATACGGCTACACCGTGATAGACCATTCGAGGAAGATGGTCTACAAGGGCAAAGACCTTATGCCATTGGCTGAATTTATCGCACCATCGGAAGATAGACCCAAAATATCGCCTAAAGCGGATATAACGAACCCTACTCTAAAGGGGTGTGTATTCCGGCCCGAAGAAACAATCACCGAAAACGGTTATGTGCAATCAGCCAAAGACGACTTCGCAGAACCGAACGAAAAAGAACGGAAATCGACATCCGAAGAAACCACCATAGTTGCCGATTATGTACATGGAACAGCCGAGCAATGGATACCGAATATCCAGATCGATATTTCCGACGACATCGACGACGAGGCGATCCACGGGCGCAACCGTAGACGTAAGCGCAAAGCCCGGACGAATACCCGTTGACGCCCCCTTATTAACAACACCATTAAACCCAATGCACTATGCTCATACTTATAGGAAACCAAAAAGGCGGAGCGGGAAAAAGCACGCTCACCCTGCTGCTCGCCAACTACCTGACCCAGCAACAAGAACGGCGGGTTACGGTGCTCGATATGGACTATCAGCAATCACTTTCCGCTAAAGCCGAGAAAGCAAAGATTCTGGAAAATGAACCGCTGTACGAAATCGTTCCAGCCGACCTCAGCCATTTTCCGGCAATGCAACGGAAATTGGGAAAAGCACGGAATGAAATCGTACTGATAGACCTGCCGGGCAAGATGGACGACGACGGGTTGATACCCATATTCGCCGCCGCCGATGCGGTGCTCTGTCCGTTTGCCTTTGACGAATTTTCCGTGGATTCGACATTGCTGTTTGCAATGGTCATCGGCAAGATCAACAAGAGAGCGCCCCTCATTTTTGTACCGAACCGTATCAAGAACACCGTCAAATACGAAACCCGGACGGAAGTCGAAAAGGTACTGCGAGGCTTTGGCACGGTCGCCCCCGGTCTGCCGGATCGCATAGATTTCCAGCGGATAAATACGTTCCAGACACCGATCATCCTGTATCCCGTTGTGCTACCGCTCTTAGGCCTAATCTATGAACAATACATTGCTAAGGAGGAACCATCATGAGCGGAATAAAAAGCCTTGCCGATGAGCTTCGGGATTCCATGCGGAAAGACAGACAGCCGCAGACTAAAGAAATCCCCACGGAACAGCCCCCAAAGGATACGCCAAAGAAAAAAGCGGAAACGTTGGAACACTTATTTGACAGTATCCTAAACCATGAACTGACCGGACGGGAAAGATTATTGATCCGCTTGGACGACAAAACCCTTTTCCTGCTCAAACAACTGAAAGTTGCCAAAGGCATCGATATGAACAAGATCATCGCCTACAGCCTGCACCTGTTTCTAAAAACCCACCCCGAAATTTCCCGATACATCAAAGAACACATTAAAACCCTTGATCTATGAACTGGACACAATTCCTGCTCGGCGTTATCGCCGTCTATGGCATCTACTATGCCCTAAACGTACTGTATGACCTGTTTATCCATCGCCGTGCTCCGACTACGGGCGATGGAGGAAACGAATTGGTATTCGATGAAGATTCACCGCCCGAAAGGGTTGTTTCCGAACCATCCAAAGTAGCAATAGAACCGATGGTAAAAGACGGAAAATCCGTTATCTCGTCAGGCCCCCTGCAATCCACGGGGGGCATAACCATAAAGGAACTTGTTTCGCTCGCACAAAACAACGTAATCGAGTACACCAAAGCCATCCCCTACTAAATCCAATTATGCAATCCATCCGTTTTTTGACAGTATTCCTTACTGTCATTTTTTTTGCCCTGTACGCCACCGCCCAGCCCGGTCTTGCCGAGTTTAGGGAAGTGCGCAGGGAAGTCAATACTTGGTATTACAACTTCTCTGACCTTGCCTTTGTCATCGGTGCTGTATGCGGACTGCTCGGAGGACTACGGGTGTACAGCAACTGGCAATCCGGCAAGCATCACATCGATGCGCAGGTCATGGGGTGGTTCTTTTCCTGCCTGTTCCTGTCGCTCGTCGGCGCCGCACTAAAAGCCCTGTTCGGGGTAAACTAATAGCCAATCATTTTTCATTCACTTTTTATCCATTATCTCTATGACAGTAAACACTAAAAAACTGTTTGCCGTGGCCGCACTTTCATTGTCAGCGGTCCAATCAACATTCGCACAAGGCGGTACAGTAGGTATCGATGCCGCCACATCTTCGCTTACCAGCTATGTCGATCCAATTTCGACGCTCATTCTCGCCATCGGTGCGGTGGTCGGGCTCATTGGGGGAATACGGGTGTACATCAAGTGGAACAGCGGAGATCAGGACATCAATAAGGAACTGATGTCGTGGGGCGGTTCCTGTCTATTCTTGGTACTCGTGTCGGTGGTCATTAAAGCGTTTTTCGGCGTATGACACACGGGCGTTATCCGATCTATAAGGGGCTTCAAAAGCCCCTTATCTACCGAGGTTTCAAGGGAAAGTTTATCTATTGGGGCATAGGTTCCCTTATCGGCGGTCTGGCCATCGGCGGACTTATCGGTGCAATTACCAATCTCTTTCTCGGTGGCTTCGCAACCCTTGCCCTGATGGGTGCAGGACTTGCCTACACATTCATGAAACAAGGTGACGGTCTCCATGACAAAACCCGCCACCGTGGCGCATTTATCCATCCTGCCCATTTATCGATCAGCTATGAAACCGAACCCGATTTATCGGGTGAGCTCTCATCAGCCATTAAAAACAGACAAACCGATGAAAACAGAGAGAAAGACAACCTTTGAAATGCCCTATGTGGGTATTGACCATTATCAGGGAATGTCGGTACTGTACGGCGACCGTGGTGATTTTTCAGTCGTTATGCGATTGACCAATCCCGTCTTACAGTATGGCGCCGATCCCGAAGCCTATACCGTTTTCCAACAAGTCTTGCTGAACGTCATCAAGATACTTGGCGAGGGGCATATCATCCAAAAACACGACGTATTTATCAAACGGAAATACCGCCCCAAACCCGCATCCGAATTTTTGGAACAGAAATACCAGGAACATTTTGAGGGTCGGGAATACACCGAGA
The Sphingobacterium spiritivorum genome window above contains:
- a CDS encoding DNA cytosine methyltransferase, with the translated sequence MLRHGSLFSGIGGFDIAASWMGWQNVFSCEKDPFCRTVLKHYWPNTAHYEDIYDFRATHFRGHIDIISGGFPCQPFSQAGRRKGAKDDRYLFPETIRIIKEARPEWIVLENVTGLFTILEPDSLSQMEIKAIELFCQDGEQPATSTIIRLQRRVIGSIISEIGSAGYVLPTLEDGTPIVLCIPAAAVGAPHQRDRVWFVAHANRHRDKQHKNDNRAGRGQATAKGQEEREGQRRSGLLDGFSGVPCPDLPMEPGRGLSREDAPRNTEAFAKSTTDSGADRWHEIPLWTGWPTESPFCGRDDGLSERLDGVTFPTWRAESIKAYGNAIVPQVALEIFRAIQSVTLNQKAP
- a CDS encoding relaxase/mobilization nuclease domain-containing protein, whose protein sequence is MIVKILDPSTTFKGVRYNTNKVDKDKGELMKVANFGALQALQNLRPRDYVNYLEAQSAASSRTKYPQLHAVISCKGRSHSKEELTTIAEQWLSGMGYGEQPYLLVFHKDTANNHIHIVSTRVGRDGKKINDSFEKIRAYEVLNRVVGVDEKQQANKDIEKALDYSFSTRTQFMMVLEAQGYSLKLSDGKYQISRYGKRQGTVSLEQVDTKIGTFSKDINRLAQLRAVFAKYQSQYDPAVVHTPAPLPGNRPSAPSGYTSAMAQMLSDKFGVQIIFHGKDGKPPYGYTVIDHSRKMVYKGKDLMPLAEFIAPSEDRPKISPKADITNPTLKGCVFRPEETITENGYVQSAKDDFAEPNEKERKSTSEETTIVADYVHGTAEQWIPNIQIDISDDIDDEAIHGRNRRRKRKARTNTR
- a CDS encoding ParA family protein, which codes for MLILIGNQKGGAGKSTLTLLLANYLTQQQERRVTVLDMDYQQSLSAKAEKAKILENEPLYEIVPADLSHFPAMQRKLGKARNEIVLIDLPGKMDDDGLIPIFAAADAVLCPFAFDEFSVDSTLLFAMVIGKINKRAPLIFVPNRIKNTVKYETRTEVEKVLRGFGTVAPGLPDRIDFQRINTFQTPIILYPVVLPLLGLIYEQYIAKEEPS
- a CDS encoding DUF4134 domain-containing protein, coding for MQSIRFLTVFLTVIFFALYATAQPGLAEFREVRREVNTWYYNFSDLAFVIGAVCGLLGGLRVYSNWQSGKHHIDAQVMGWFFSCLFLSLVGAALKALFGVN
- a CDS encoding DUF4134 domain-containing protein, which encodes MTVNTKKLFAVAALSLSAVQSTFAQGGTVGIDAATSSLTSYVDPISTLILAIGAVVGLIGGIRVYIKWNSGDQDINKELMSWGGSCLFLVLVSVVIKAFFGV